In a single window of the Burkholderiales bacterium genome:
- a CDS encoding NADH-quinone oxidoreductase subunit D: protein MAEIRNYTMNFGPQHPAAHGVLRLVLELDGEVIQRADPHIGLLHRATEKLAEHKTFLQSVPYMDRLDYVSMMCNEHAYVLAIERLLGVEVPIRAQYIRVMFDEITRILNHLLWLGAHALDVGAMTVFLYCFREREDLMDCYEAVSGARLHAAYYRPGGVYRDLPDSMPRYKVSPLRDEKQVQALNANRQGSLLDFIEDFTNRFPKLVDEYETLLTDNRIWKQRTVGIGVVSPQRAVALGFTGPMLRGSGVAWDLRKKQPYAVYDRMEFDVPVGVNGDCYDRYLVRIEEMRQSNRIIRQCIDWLRKNPGPVMTDSHKVAPPSRVAMKSNMEELIHHFKLFTEGFHVPAGEVYAAVEAPKGEFGIYLVSDGANKPYRMKIRAPGFAHLSAMDEMARGHMIADMVAIIGTQDIVFGEIDR from the coding sequence ATGGCTGAAATCCGCAACTACACGATGAACTTTGGCCCACAACACCCGGCGGCGCACGGGGTGCTGAGGCTGGTGCTCGAGCTCGACGGAGAGGTGATCCAGCGCGCCGATCCGCACATCGGGTTGCTGCACCGGGCCACCGAGAAGCTCGCCGAACACAAGACCTTCCTGCAGTCGGTGCCGTACATGGACCGGCTCGACTATGTTTCGATGATGTGCAACGAGCATGCCTACGTGCTGGCGATAGAGCGGTTGCTCGGCGTGGAGGTGCCGATCCGGGCACAGTACATCCGGGTCATGTTCGACGAGATCACGCGCATCCTCAATCATCTTCTCTGGCTCGGCGCGCACGCGCTCGACGTCGGCGCGATGACCGTATTCCTGTACTGCTTCCGGGAACGCGAAGACCTGATGGACTGTTACGAAGCGGTGTCCGGCGCGCGCCTGCACGCCGCCTACTACCGCCCCGGGGGCGTCTACCGTGACCTGCCGGATTCCATGCCGCGCTACAAGGTATCGCCGTTGCGCGATGAGAAGCAGGTGCAGGCGCTCAACGCGAACCGGCAAGGCTCGCTGCTCGACTTCATCGAGGACTTTACCAACCGCTTCCCGAAGCTCGTCGACGAATACGAGACGCTGCTCACCGACAACCGCATCTGGAAGCAGCGTACTGTTGGCATCGGCGTCGTGTCCCCCCAACGTGCCGTCGCGCTCGGCTTCACCGGCCCGATGCTGCGCGGCTCGGGCGTGGCCTGGGACCTGCGCAAGAAGCAACCCTACGCGGTCTACGACCGCATGGAGTTCGACGTGCCGGTCGGCGTCAATGGCGACTGCTACGACCGTTACCTCGTGCGCATCGAGGAGATGCGGCAATCGAACCGCATCATTCGCCAGTGCATCGACTGGCTGCGAAAAAACCCCGGCCCGGTCATGACGGACAGCCACAAAGTGGCCCCGCCCTCGCGCGTGGCGATGAAGAGCAACATGGAAGAGCTGATCCATCACTTCAAGCTCTTCACCGAGGGTTTTCACGTGCCCGCCGGCGAAGTCTATGCCGCGGTCGAGGCCCCGAAAGGCGAGTTCGGCATCTATCTCGTCTCCGACGGCGCCAACAAGCCCTACCGCATGAAGATCCGCGCGCCCGGTTTCGCGCACCTTTCGGCCATGGACGAGATGGCGCGGGGGCACATGATCGCCGACATGGTGGCGATCATCGGCACCCAGGACATCGTGTTCGGAGAGATCGATCGTTGA
- a CDS encoding NADH-quinone oxidoreductase subunit C, with amino-acid sequence MPDKLATLEGNLRRTLGARARDLKSALGELTLTVDATDLRECARLLRDDDSLRFEQLTDLCGVDYLHFGNGTREGPRFAVVYHLLSLAHNWRLRVVAYCRSDDFPQMDSVVDLWPSANWYEREAFDLFGIVFPGHPDLRRLLTDYGFVGHPFRKDFPLSGHVEMRYDPDQQRVVYQPVTIEPREIVPRVVREEHYGDVE; translated from the coding sequence ATGCCCGACAAACTCGCCACGCTGGAAGGCAACCTGCGCAGGACACTCGGCGCGCGCGCGCGGGACCTGAAGTCCGCGCTGGGCGAGTTGACGCTCACGGTCGACGCCACCGATCTGCGCGAATGCGCCAGGCTGCTGCGCGACGATGACAGCCTGCGCTTCGAGCAGCTGACCGACCTGTGCGGGGTCGACTACCTGCATTTCGGGAACGGGACGCGCGAAGGCCCGCGGTTTGCGGTGGTGTATCACCTGCTCTCGCTCGCGCACAACTGGCGGCTGCGGGTGGTTGCGTACTGCAGGAGTGACGATTTTCCGCAGATGGATTCGGTGGTCGACCTGTGGCCTTCCGCCAACTGGTATGAACGCGAAGCCTTCGACCTGTTCGGCATCGTGTTCCCGGGACATCCGGACCTGCGGCGATTGCTGACCGACTACGGCTTCGTCGGCCATCCGTTCCGCAAGGACTTCCCGCTGTCCGGGCACGTCGAGATGCGCTACGACCCGGACCAGCAGCGGGTGGTGTACCAGCCGGTCACCATCGAGCCGCGCGAGATCGTTCCGCGTGTGGTGCGCGAGGAGCACTACGGAGATGTGGAATAG